The following are encoded in a window of Methanobrevibacter ruminantium M1 genomic DNA:
- a CDS encoding 4Fe-4S dicluster domain-containing protein, with translation MDELKVNPELCVDCGLCERNCPNNAIRVHDGVPLFCMHCSPEKAPCLAVCPKGAIVALGGAITIKQDKCIGCGLCHSVCPIGAVTINEIGQATKCDLCADYDTQQCVEACPTHALTNDTEKIIHDKQEKISEGFKKVQTLLK, from the coding sequence ATGGATGAATTAAAAGTCAACCCAGAATTATGTGTAGATTGCGGACTTTGCGAACGTAATTGTCCTAACAATGCAATTCGTGTTCATGATGGAGTCCCTTTATTCTGTATGCATTGCAGTCCTGAAAAAGCACCTTGTCTTGCTGTTTGCCCTAAAGGAGCTATAGTTGCCCTAGGCGGAGCAATCACAATTAAGCAGGATAAATGTATCGGCTGTGGATTATGTCATAGCGTATGTCCCATTGGGGCTGTTACCATCAATGAGATAGGTCAAGCCACAAAATGTGATCTTTGCGCAGACTATGACACCCAACAGTGCGTTGAAGCCTGTCCGACCCATGCTCTTACAAATGATACAGAAAAGATAATTCATGATAAACAGGAAAAAATATCCGAAGGATTTAAGAAGGTTCAAACTCTTTTGAAATAG
- a CDS encoding TIGR00269 family protein, giving the protein MQSCTKCGNPKIIIKKPASGQALCKDCFIESIEKKVRQTIKRENFIDRGDKVLVALSGGKDSVVTLDILNSYRERHIIDLCAVTIDEGIAGYREDGVEIAKAHAERLGIPHKVVSFKESFGIDLDEIMAKENHRGSCTYCGVFRRWIINRAARDFGATKIATGHNLDDETQAILMNYLEGNTENLAKIGPKTESNDELFTVKIKPLREIPEKEIGLYAIAKGLDIHLAGCPYAEESFRMEISNILKDLTKDHPTIMYSTLRGFDKMRPAIKEEFKSNFVYKRCERCGEPSSNRLCRACTFLEELD; this is encoded by the coding sequence ATGCAATCTTGTACTAAATGTGGAAATCCAAAGATTATTATAAAAAAACCGGCTTCTGGACAGGCCTTATGTAAGGACTGTTTCATAGAAAGCATTGAGAAAAAAGTTCGCCAAACCATAAAGCGTGAAAACTTTATTGATAGGGGAGATAAGGTTTTAGTAGCATTATCCGGAGGAAAGGATAGTGTAGTAACCCTTGATATTCTTAATTCCTATCGTGAAAGGCATATCATAGATTTATGTGCCGTAACCATTGACGAAGGAATTGCAGGATACCGTGAAGATGGAGTTGAAATTGCCAAGGCACATGCAGAGAGACTTGGAATTCCACATAAGGTAGTGTCATTTAAGGAAAGTTTTGGAATTGATTTGGATGAAATCATGGCCAAAGAAAACCACAGAGGATCATGTACCTATTGCGGTGTATTCAGGCGATGGATAATCAATAGGGCTGCAAGGGACTTTGGAGCAACTAAAATAGCAACAGGCCATAATCTGGATGATGAGACTCAAGCTATCTTAATGAATTATCTTGAGGGGAATACTGAAAACCTTGCTAAGATTGGTCCTAAGACAGAATCTAATGATGAATTGTTTACAGTTAAGATAAAGCCACTTAGGGAAATTCCAGAAAAGGAAATAGGTCTTTATGCTATTGCAAAAGGATTGGATATTCACCTTGCAGGCTGTCCATATGCAGAGGAGTCATTCAGAATGGAAATTTCCAATATTCTAAAAGACCTAACAAAGGATCATCCTACCATAATGTATTCAACCCTTCGGGGATTTGATAAGATGAGACCAGCCATTAAGGAAGAGTTTAAATCCAATTTTGTTTACAAAAGATGTGAACGTTGTGGAGAGCCTTCTTCCAATAGATTATGCAGGGCCTGTACCTTCTTGGAAGAATTGGATTAA
- a CDS encoding VWA domain-containing protein, translating into MTERIVRLSNDLRKKGMPVSIRSTQTAIDAYALLGEDDLPTLKDAFRSIYVKSKYDIPKFNESFDGFFTKKQVKNLTDELNKSSRPNSMKGKLSQHEWKITKQKGKGGKQIQMGAEQAMEYFAGRPVLEDRDKDLARDNDILNSDLSKLNKYDERVFELCVELGRKIANKQSRRKRLARSNKIDMRRTMRQNMKYGGVPIDLVHVKKKPHRKQHLFLNDVSGSCEWISSWFFMLMFACQKTFKDSRMFEFDNRTIETTEFLKEKYMVNAFAEIRLLRMRNMMVRGTSNMYTAFQSFMKQADISNKSYIILLSDCRDWAGPKVDGVPASVELVSQMSSMAKKLVILNPEDKKKWDVVDSCVSLYRGAGAQVYEVSTLNQLAEFVADM; encoded by the coding sequence ATGACAGAAAGAATCGTAAGATTATCAAATGACTTGAGAAAAAAGGGAATGCCTGTAAGCATCAGGTCCACTCAGACTGCAATAGATGCATATGCTCTTCTTGGGGAAGATGATTTGCCTACTTTAAAGGATGCATTCCGCTCAATTTATGTCAAAAGCAAATATGACATTCCTAAATTCAATGAGTCATTTGACGGTTTCTTCACTAAAAAGCAGGTTAAAAACCTAACCGATGAGCTTAATAAATCCAGCAGGCCAAACAGCATGAAAGGAAAGCTTTCCCAGCATGAATGGAAAATCACCAAACAAAAGGGTAAAGGAGGAAAGCAGATTCAGATGGGTGCTGAGCAGGCTATGGAATACTTTGCAGGAAGACCTGTTCTTGAAGACAGGGACAAGGACCTTGCAAGGGACAATGACATTCTAAACAGTGACCTATCAAAGCTGAACAAGTACGATGAGCGTGTATTTGAATTATGTGTAGAGCTTGGAAGAAAGATTGCAAACAAGCAGTCAAGAAGAAAGAGACTGGCTCGTTCCAATAAGATTGATATGAGAAGGACCATGAGGCAGAACATGAAGTATGGAGGGGTCCCGATTGACCTTGTCCATGTCAAGAAGAAGCCTCATAGAAAGCAGCATCTCTTCCTTAATGATGTAAGCGGTTCCTGCGAATGGATCAGCAGCTGGTTTTTCATGCTGATGTTTGCATGCCAAAAGACATTTAAAGACTCAAGAATGTTTGAATTTGATAACAGGACAATAGAAACTACTGAATTTCTTAAAGAAAAGTATATGGTTAATGCTTTTGCAGAAATCAGATTGCTACGTATGAGAAATATGATGGTTAGAGGAACTTCCAATATGTACACTGCATTCCAGTCATTTATGAAACAGGCTGACATTAGCAATAAGTCTTATATTATTCTCCTTTCAGATTGCAGAGATTGGGCTGGCCCTAAGGTTGATGGGGTTCCTGCAAGTGTAGAGCTTGTTTCCCAAATGTCTAGCATGGCTAAAAAGCTTGTTATCCTAAACCCTGAGGACAAGAAGAAGTGGGATGTTGTAGACAGCTGCGTTTCTTTATACAGGGGAGCAGGTGCACAGGTTTATGAAGTTAGCACTTTAAATCAGTTGGCTGAGTTTGTTGCAGATATGTAA
- a CDS encoding fumarate hydratase — protein MITEKQIEDTIYQLYKQAAIVLGDDVKSALEDALKREDSELGQLNIKAILKNIELAEEKSIPMCQDTGLPIIFVKLGNVQVENLYEGIRKGVARATEEVPLRPNVVDPITRVNSGNVGDKVPIVDIELIDEDYIEFTIMPKGFGSENNNALKMALPAEGIEGVKDFVVETALKAGGKPCPPIVVGVGIGGSSDMALKLGKKALLGKVGERNGDPTLAEVELECLNRINKDGKGPMGLGGRTTALDVKILKMDTHTAGLPIGVVIQCWADRHATARLRDD, from the coding sequence ATGATAACAGAAAAACAGATTGAAGATACTATTTATCAATTATACAAACAGGCAGCTATCGTCCTTGGAGATGATGTTAAATCTGCACTTGAAGATGCATTAAAACGTGAGGATAGTGAGCTTGGTCAGCTAAATATTAAAGCTATCTTAAAGAATATTGAACTTGCTGAAGAAAAGTCAATTCCGATGTGTCAGGATACAGGGCTACCTATAATTTTTGTAAAGCTTGGTAATGTTCAAGTGGAAAACCTTTATGAGGGAATAAGAAAAGGTGTTGCAAGAGCAACTGAAGAGGTGCCTCTCAGACCAAATGTGGTGGATCCAATCACAAGGGTTAACTCTGGCAATGTGGGAGATAAAGTGCCTATTGTGGATATAGAGCTTATAGATGAAGACTACATTGAATTTACAATCATGCCTAAGGGATTTGGCTCTGAAAACAATAATGCCCTTAAGATGGCACTTCCAGCTGAAGGAATAGAAGGTGTTAAGGACTTTGTTGTGGAGACCGCTCTTAAGGCTGGAGGCAAGCCATGCCCTCCTATAGTTGTAGGTGTTGGAATCGGCGGAAGCTCTGATATGGCTTTGAAATTAGGAAAGAAGGCTCTTCTTGGAAAAGTTGGAGAGCGTAATGGCGACCCAACATTGGCAGAGGTCGAGCTTGAATGCTTGAATAGAATAAACAAGGATGGAAAAGGTCCTATGGGTCTTGGCGGAAGAACCACTGCATTGGATGTGAAGATTCTAAAGATGGACACTCATACAGCAGGGCTTCCTATTGGCGTAGTCATTCAATGCTGGGCAGATAGACATGCTACAGCTCGTTTGAGAGATGATTAA
- a CDS encoding DUF1932 domain-containing protein has protein sequence MKFGFIGFGEVSYTLSKLLLALDFEILSSIEGRSQKTIDLINSLDLTLLDSFKDVAKESDVLISANSPDIALDIAKNYGNLTNGFFLDFNNISPKTVFEIEDILSDDKFIDSAIIGRVNSDELNIYLSGSKAQFLLDKIKKEIGSKGIDINKMDFKINVKLISDKIGDVSKLKMLRSSYTKGVSALLVESFELAEKLDLEEELWEILSLTENRDFERSSKSRIDSSKKASKRRYEELVEVLYFLDNVDNVDESKIMARATKDKFEYLKNRENKE, from the coding sequence ATGAAATTCGGATTTATTGGTTTTGGTGAAGTCTCATATACCTTATCAAAATTGCTTTTAGCATTGGATTTTGAGATTTTAAGTTCTATCGAAGGACGTTCCCAAAAAACTATAGACTTAATTAATTCTTTAGATTTAACCCTTTTAGATAGTTTTAAAGATGTTGCAAAAGAGTCTGATGTATTGATTTCTGCAAACAGTCCAGATATTGCTTTAGATATTGCAAAAAACTATGGCAATTTAACAAATGGATTTTTCCTTGATTTCAATAATATTTCACCAAAAACTGTTTTTGAAATTGAAGATATTTTATCCGATGACAAGTTTATTGATTCTGCAATCATTGGCAGGGTAAATTCGGATGAATTGAACATATATCTATCTGGAAGCAAGGCACAATTCCTTTTAGATAAAATAAAAAAAGAAATTGGTTCTAAAGGTATTGATATTAATAAAATGGACTTTAAAATTAATGTAAAACTTATCAGTGATAAAATTGGTGATGTTTCTAAATTAAAGATGCTTAGGTCTTCATATACAAAAGGAGTGTCTGCTCTTTTAGTGGAAAGCTTTGAATTGGCAGAAAAGTTAGATTTGGAAGAGGAATTATGGGAGATTCTTTCACTAACTGAAAATAGAGATTTTGAAAGATCTTCCAAGTCAAGAATCGATAGTTCAAAAAAAGCTTCTAAAAGAAGATATGAAGAATTAGTAGAAGTTTTATACTTTTTAGATAATGTAGATAATGTAGATGAGTCTAAAATCATGGCTCGAGCCACAAAAGACAAGTTTGAATATTTGAAAAATAGGGAAAATAAAGAATAA
- a CDS encoding dihydropteroate synthase-like protein: protein MILIITGHLAYPLVKEMADKSKKETVVHIAETQVAAFLTPNQIIKEIHEYFEDRLDDIDLILVPGLIRKDTFLIAEEFGIPCYKASTDAADLAMVLDLVDELELSQSTPADKLIIEEKKKQALKFIEDFEKDMEKREELLKKENNILVRNLPVGEDFPMRVLSEIASAPILSKEDLIKKAEFFVASGSDMIDIGMIAGEDRSDEIPDLIDTLRPIVGDRPLSIDTLNPKEIEAAVNHGIDMILSLDNGNYHEILPLLKEKNVPAVILPTNFSEGYVPHSPADRVASMQKLVEACDGLEVVCDLILDPVNSASLVDSIIAFHDFHEVDKKPMFFGIGNVIELMDTDSVGANAVLAGIAMELGASILFTPEESGKTHGSVRELAIASKMMFLAKNRQSIPKDLGVDLLVFKDKKKRFDLKQDDNVPIVKQDRPIKFVRDKAGSFKIRVEHGISVKDSYIVATHFKKTKPTISFEGKTASEIYEEIIEKGLVTRLDHAAYLGKELEKAEIAMLTGKEYVQDFDLFKDPEEFI from the coding sequence ATGATACTTATTATAACCGGACACTTGGCCTATCCCTTGGTAAAGGAGATGGCGGATAAATCAAAAAAGGAAACTGTAGTTCATATAGCAGAGACTCAAGTGGCTGCTTTTTTAACTCCTAATCAAATTATAAAGGAAATCCACGAGTATTTTGAAGACAGATTAGATGATATTGATTTGATATTGGTTCCAGGTTTAATAAGAAAAGACACATTCCTGATTGCTGAGGAATTTGGAATTCCTTGTTATAAGGCATCTACAGATGCAGCAGACCTTGCTATGGTCTTGGACCTTGTGGATGAGCTGGAACTGTCCCAGTCAACACCTGCTGATAAGCTTATCATAGAAGAGAAGAAGAAGCAGGCCTTGAAGTTCATTGAAGACTTTGAAAAAGACATGGAAAAGAGGGAGGAACTACTTAAAAAAGAGAACAATATTCTTGTCAGGAACCTTCCTGTTGGTGAGGATTTCCCAATGAGGGTATTGTCTGAGATAGCAAGTGCCCCTATATTGTCAAAAGAGGATTTGATTAAAAAGGCCGAATTCTTTGTCGCTTCAGGCTCTGACATGATAGACATCGGTATGATTGCAGGTGAGGACAGGTCTGATGAGATTCCCGATTTGATTGATACATTGAGGCCAATTGTGGGAGACAGGCCTTTAAGTATAGATACATTGAATCCTAAGGAGATTGAAGCTGCTGTAAACCATGGGATTGACATGATCTTGAGTTTAGACAATGGTAATTACCATGAGATTTTGCCTTTGCTCAAGGAAAAGAATGTTCCTGCAGTTATTTTGCCTACAAACTTCTCTGAAGGCTATGTGCCACACAGTCCCGCGGATAGGGTGGCATCTATGCAAAAGCTTGTGGAAGCTTGTGATGGACTTGAAGTTGTCTGTGACCTTATATTGGACCCAGTCAACAGTGCAAGTCTTGTGGATTCAATAATAGCATTCCATGATTTCCATGAGGTGGATAAGAAGCCGATGTTCTTTGGAATAGGAAATGTGATTGAGCTTATGGATACAGATTCTGTAGGGGCCAATGCAGTTCTTGCAGGTATTGCTATGGAACTTGGAGCAAGCATTCTATTCACTCCAGAGGAGAGCGGAAAGACTCATGGAAGCGTAAGAGAATTGGCAATTGCATCTAAGATGATGTTTTTAGCTAAAAACAGGCAATCCATTCCTAAGGATTTGGGAGTTGACCTTCTTGTATTCAAGGACAAGAAGAAAAGGTTTGACTTGAAGCAGGATGACAACGTTCCTATAGTAAAGCAGGATCGACCGATCAAGTTTGTACGGGATAAGGCAGGAAGCTTTAAGATAAGGGTTGAACATGGAATTAGCGTAAAGGATTCCTATATTGTGGCAACTCACTTCAAGAAGACAAAGCCAACCATAAGCTTTGAAGGAAAAACAGCAAGTGAAATCTATGAAGAGATCATTGAAAAAGGGCTTGTGACCAGATTGGACCATGCGGCATATCTTGGTAAGGAACTTGAAAAGGCAGAAATAGCTATGCTTACCGGAAAAGAGTATGTTCAAGACTTTGACTTGTTTAAGGATCCTGAAGAGTTTATTTAA
- a CDS encoding damage-control phosphatase ARMT1 family protein, whose translation MKVYYECGPCFLRQAREAIELSTDDEELKFRLIQDVLSYLGENFSKELSSNATGTRIHQYIKKETGCYDPYFYQKKEGNEIALSLMPMVREILKEDNDLETYVKIAIVGNILDFGTFDLDTDFESLIFEGLKKELVINKIDEFEEALKKYDNVLYLVDNTGEIVFDKLLIEKIKEYDVDITVAVKERPILNDACMEEALEAGLDEIADLITTGSDSVGVVESMISDEFKEILLDSPFVISKGMGNYEGLTEMDLDGQDVFVLFCTKCNAISKDLGLPEGSHILSKL comes from the coding sequence ATTAAAGTCTATTACGAATGCGGTCCATGCTTTTTAAGGCAGGCAAGAGAGGCGATTGAACTTTCAACAGATGATGAGGAGCTTAAATTCAGACTTATTCAAGATGTCTTATCTTATCTTGGAGAGAACTTCTCTAAGGAATTGTCTTCAAATGCTACAGGAACAAGGATTCATCAGTACATCAAAAAGGAAACTGGCTGTTATGATCCATATTTTTATCAAAAGAAAGAGGGAAATGAAATTGCATTGTCTCTAATGCCAATGGTTAGGGAAATATTAAAGGAAGATAATGACTTGGAAACCTATGTTAAGATAGCCATTGTAGGGAATATTCTTGATTTCGGCACTTTTGATTTGGATACAGACTTTGAATCATTGATTTTTGAAGGATTGAAGAAAGAATTGGTCATAAATAAAATAGATGAATTTGAAGAAGCCTTAAAGAAATATGATAATGTTCTTTATTTGGTGGATAATACAGGAGAAATAGTCTTTGATAAGCTTCTTATTGAAAAGATAAAGGAATATGATGTGGATATTACAGTGGCAGTAAAGGAAAGGCCTATATTGAATGATGCCTGCATGGAAGAAGCATTAGAGGCTGGACTTGATGAGATTGCCGATTTAATCACTACAGGCTCTGACTCTGTAGGCGTTGTCGAATCCATGATATCAGATGAGTTTAAGGAAATTCTATTGGATTCTCCTTTTGTAATCTCAAAAGGAATGGGAAATTATGAGGGATTGACTGAAATGGATCTTGACGGACAGGATGTCTTTGTATTGTTCTGCACTAAATGCAATGCTATCTCAAAAGATTTAGGACTTCCTGAAGGATCTCATATCCTCTCTAAATTATAA
- a CDS encoding MFS transporter: MNANPKILLYILMISALGINTPLSIVGIISQIAEYFNTSIAISGLYVSSFTFTIAICGLFIPVLFSKYNRKRTFVSILTVFAISNIAIIFTKSIYIASFFRILSAIFYPAFISIALTVCEEIAPKGEEQDYITKILLGISIGSIVGLPITTGLGTIFNYQVAMSWIFAINLLSLILIIIFFPKIKGKAKSYEMPFSSLKSKEFLLATIGIMMMPIGASIVYNYQPYFLQVVSHVYTYKLSIFLFIYGLFSIFGTWLGGKLIAKRDKATILIFQLICGGVFVLLYLFANYLIPVLILILIFGILDGMGYNLIQYIESSVIPDSPELANGVFLSILNGGIALGIAIGGFLVDGFGIMSIFIFGALFLLLAFIILYYIIGIMKMPLKYS, encoded by the coding sequence ATGAACGCCAATCCAAAAATACTTCTTTACATTCTAATGATTTCAGCCCTTGGAATAAACACTCCATTAAGCATTGTCGGAATCATCTCACAAATAGCAGAGTATTTCAATACATCAATAGCCATTTCAGGACTCTATGTAAGCTCATTTACATTTACCATAGCCATATGCGGATTGTTCATACCTGTTTTATTTTCAAAATACAATCGAAAAAGAACCTTTGTAAGCATTTTAACAGTGTTTGCAATATCAAACATTGCAATAATCTTTACAAAAAGCATTTACATTGCCTCTTTCTTTAGAATATTATCAGCCATATTTTATCCGGCATTCATATCAATAGCCCTTACAGTTTGCGAAGAAATAGCCCCAAAAGGAGAAGAACAAGATTATATTACAAAAATTCTGCTTGGAATATCAATCGGAAGCATTGTAGGCCTTCCTATAACAACAGGCCTTGGAACAATATTCAATTATCAAGTTGCAATGTCATGGATCTTTGCAATCAATCTATTATCCTTAATATTGATAATCATATTCTTCCCAAAAATCAAAGGCAAGGCTAAAAGTTATGAAATGCCATTTTCCAGTCTTAAATCAAAGGAATTCCTTCTTGCTACAATTGGAATAATGATGATGCCAATAGGAGCAAGCATAGTATATAATTACCAGCCATACTTCCTGCAGGTAGTCAGCCATGTCTACACATATAAACTAAGCATATTCCTATTCATTTATGGACTGTTCTCAATATTTGGAACTTGGCTTGGAGGAAAGTTAATAGCTAAAAGAGACAAAGCAACCATTCTCATTTTCCAATTAATATGTGGAGGAGTGTTTGTACTCCTTTATCTATTTGCAAATTATCTGATTCCAGTCCTAATATTGATTCTAATATTTGGAATCTTAGACGGAATGGGCTACAATCTCATCCAATACATTGAAAGTTCAGTAATCCCAGACAGCCCAGAACTTGCAAACGGAGTGTTTTTAAGCATTTTAAATGGAGGAATAGCTCTTGGAATAGCCATAGGAGGATTCTTGGTAGACGGATTTGGAATAATGTCCATCTTTATTTTCGGAGCACTGTTCTTGCTGCTTGCATTCATCATCCTTTATTACATTATTGGAATAATGAAAATGCCTCTGAAATACTCTTAA
- a CDS encoding 4Fe-4S dicluster domain-containing protein, which produces MEKLIVDNELCDGCQDCEKACAGVHGVPRITIHELDGSYFPIRCQQCEDAPCEIICPTGAMSNLGVDVTKCIACGFCAMACPFGAISIQYSNAHKCNHCADREEGPACVRACSKRAIAVHDIANVIKRKQREHIEKMYGLDKPAKKKGLLSVITTDTRARKPLDGE; this is translated from the coding sequence TTGGAGAAATTAATAGTAGATAATGAATTATGTGATGGATGCCAGGATTGTGAAAAAGCATGTGCAGGAGTCCATGGAGTTCCTAGAATCACTATTCATGAATTAGACGGTTCTTATTTCCCTATTCGTTGTCAACAATGTGAGGACGCTCCTTGTGAAATCATCTGTCCAACCGGTGCAATGAGCAATCTGGGAGTGGATGTTACCAAGTGCATAGCCTGCGGATTCTGTGCAATGGCATGTCCTTTCGGTGCAATCAGCATTCAATACAGCAACGCTCATAAGTGCAATCACTGTGCAGATAGAGAGGAAGGTCCTGCATGTGTTCGCGCCTGTTCCAAAAGGGCAATTGCAGTCCATGACATTGCAAATGTCATCAAAAGGAAACAAAGGGAACACATTGAAAAGATGTATGGCTTAGACAAGCCTGCTAAAAAGAAAGGTCTTCTCAGTGTAATTACAACTGATACAAGGGCTAGAAAGCCATTGGATGGAGAATAG
- a CDS encoding MoaD/ThiS family protein: protein MSFKLKIKDNVEEREIDGELTIKKLLDDLDLSSETMVTKKNGEIVIEEETIEDGDEIEFIQIIYGG from the coding sequence ATGAGTTTTAAGTTAAAAATCAAGGATAATGTTGAAGAGAGAGAAATAGATGGAGAGTTAACAATTAAAAAATTATTGGATGATTTGGATTTATCTAGTGAGACTATGGTAACTAAAAAGAATGGTGAAATAGTTATTGAAGAGGAAACAATTGAAGATGGTGATGAAATCGAGTTTATTCAAATCATTTACGGAGGATAA
- a CDS encoding AAA family ATPase, translated as MTDEELTIEEIEKKLESTGYISNKEISTSVFLSLSLNKPILIEGPPGVGKTELAKALAQSLERDFFRIQCYEGITFEQIVGEWNYQKQLLHLEAFKGSKKGEDSIFEEDFFIRRPLLTSFMNEKPSLLLIDEIDKADEEVESFLLQALGEKQITVNDLGTFDLQNDLVVMLTSNAQRNLLEETKDRCLFLYISYPSVEREMAIVKARLPNAEDGLVKKVVNMVHRIRTFNLNKKPSVRASIDWVNSVMHLDKDYKNVDAALEDSVGVAIKTEPDKAKVVKEIFRNEYMND; from the coding sequence ATGACAGATGAAGAATTAACCATTGAAGAAATAGAGAAAAAACTTGAAAGTACTGGATATATCTCAAATAAGGAGATCAGCACTTCTGTATTTTTATCTTTATCTTTAAATAAGCCTATATTGATTGAAGGACCTCCTGGAGTTGGAAAGACCGAGCTTGCAAAGGCTTTGGCTCAATCTTTAGAAAGAGACTTCTTCAGGATTCAGTGCTATGAAGGAATTACCTTTGAGCAGATCGTTGGAGAATGGAACTATCAAAAGCAATTGCTCCATCTTGAAGCATTCAAGGGAAGCAAGAAAGGGGAAGATTCAATCTTCGAAGAGGATTTCTTTATAAGAAGGCCCCTTCTAACCTCTTTCATGAATGAGAAGCCATCACTTCTTCTAATTGACGAGATCGATAAGGCAGATGAAGAGGTTGAGAGCTTTCTGCTTCAGGCTTTAGGTGAAAAGCAGATTACTGTAAATGACTTAGGTACCTTTGACCTTCAGAATGACTTGGTTGTGATGCTCACTTCAAATGCCCAAAGGAATCTCCTTGAGGAGACTAAGGACAGATGTCTTTTCTTATATATCTCTTATCCTTCAGTTGAACGTGAAATGGCTATTGTAAAAGCCAGATTGCCAAATGCAGAAGATGGCTTGGTTAAAAAGGTTGTTAATATGGTTCATAGAATCAGAACTTTTAACCTAAATAAGAAACCCTCTGTAAGAGCTTCAATCGATTGGGTAAACTCTGTAATGCATTTGGATAAGGATTATAAGAATGTGGATGCCGCACTGGAGGACAGTGTTGGGGTAGCCATTAAGACAGAGCCTGACAAGGCAAAGGTCGTTAAAGAGATATTTAGAAATGAATACATGAATGACTAA
- the porB gene encoding pyruvate synthase subunit PorB translates to MEFPEEELLAPGHRGCAGCGAAIAVRLALKALGKNTVVACATGCLDVMTSPYPETAWEVPWIHVAFENAGAVASGVERALKAQGKEDVNVVAFGGDGGTADIGIQSLSGAMERGHDLTYICYDNEAYMNTGIQRSGATPYGASTTTSPAGKQSFGEDKPKKNMAFIMAAHGIPYVATASISYPEDFMKKVKKAAETKGPAYIHLQQPCTTGWGFKPEQTIQLGRLAVETGAWGLFEIENGEFRVTYRPQERKPVKEYLSAQKRFKHLDDEQIAIIQEFVDNQCEELGI, encoded by the coding sequence ATGGAATTTCCTGAAGAAGAATTATTGGCACCAGGTCACAGAGGCTGTGCTGGTTGCGGAGCAGCTATCGCTGTAAGACTTGCTCTTAAGGCATTAGGCAAGAATACTGTGGTTGCTTGTGCAACTGGTTGTTTGGATGTTATGACATCCCCTTATCCTGAAACAGCATGGGAAGTCCCATGGATTCATGTTGCTTTTGAAAATGCAGGGGCAGTGGCTTCCGGTGTGGAAAGAGCATTGAAAGCTCAAGGAAAGGAAGATGTAAATGTTGTTGCTTTCGGTGGTGACGGAGGTACTGCAGATATTGGTATCCAATCATTATCCGGTGCAATGGAAAGAGGTCACGACTTAACTTATATCTGTTACGATAACGAAGCTTATATGAATACAGGTATTCAAAGAAGCGGAGCTACACCTTATGGTGCATCAACAACCACTTCACCAGCAGGTAAGCAAAGCTTCGGTGAAGACAAGCCTAAGAAGAACATGGCTTTCATTATGGCAGCTCATGGAATTCCATATGTGGCTACTGCATCAATTTCCTATCCTGAAGACTTTATGAAAAAGGTTAAAAAGGCAGCTGAAACCAAAGGTCCAGCTTACATTCACTTGCAACAGCCATGTACCACTGGATGGGGATTCAAGCCTGAGCAAACCATTCAATTAGGCAGACTTGCTGTTGAAACCGGTGCTTGGGGATTATTTGAAATTGAAAACGGTGAATTCAGAGTGACTTACAGGCCTCAAGAAAGAAAACCTGTTAAGGAATACTTATCCGCTCAAAAAAGATTCAAACATCTTGATGATGAACAAATTGCAATTATACAAGAATTCGTTGACAACCAATGTGAAGAATTAGGTATCTAA